Proteins encoded within one genomic window of Amycolatopsis sp. 2-15:
- a CDS encoding CehA/McbA family metallohydrolase, whose protein sequence is MSTGDLSRRNLLRVSGVVAAGAAMGMLPGVAFAAPAPGTAQQTKTVTGTLKPDVPDWYYLPVDVPRGVKQIDVVYSYDRPTVPAGVRGNACDIGMFGPEGHDLGNTRGFRGWSGGFRDRFSISAAEATPGYVAGPIKQGRWHVILGPYTVAPQGMNYRVDITLTFGADDKPFKPNPAPETAPASQRGKSWYRGDCHLHTVHSDGKRTPEQLVADSRAAGLDFIVSTDHNTKSSQLIWGDYATDDLLILNGEEVTTRSGHWPAIGLPAGTWIDWRYRASDAADFRHFTDQVHRAGGLVTAAHPFANCFGCTYEFAYEIADLVEVWNGPWTQDDEASVTHWDGLLRGGRWIPAIGDSDAHNPDQIVALPHTVVKADSLRRADLLAGLKAGRTWLAESKDVNLEFGVSGGGRSAGIGERLTAGTGTAVTVSATVTGAPGTTVTFLDQLGPEHVETVPDSGKATVTWTTYPRYSRWVRVEVRRPSGGPNTTTPNAMVAMSNPIFLGAADGK, encoded by the coding sequence ATGTCCACTGGGGATCTCAGCCGGCGTAACTTGTTGCGCGTGAGTGGTGTCGTGGCGGCCGGAGCGGCGATGGGCATGTTGCCCGGCGTCGCGTTCGCGGCTCCCGCGCCGGGCACGGCGCAGCAGACCAAGACGGTCACGGGCACGCTCAAGCCCGACGTACCAGACTGGTACTACCTGCCCGTCGACGTGCCCCGCGGGGTCAAGCAGATCGATGTCGTCTACTCCTACGACCGGCCGACCGTGCCCGCCGGCGTGCGCGGGAACGCCTGTGACATCGGCATGTTCGGCCCCGAGGGCCACGACCTCGGCAACACCCGCGGCTTCCGCGGCTGGTCCGGCGGGTTCCGCGACCGCTTCTCGATCAGTGCCGCCGAGGCCACCCCCGGGTACGTCGCCGGCCCGATCAAGCAGGGCCGCTGGCACGTGATCCTCGGCCCGTACACGGTGGCGCCGCAGGGCATGAACTACCGCGTGGACATCACGCTGACGTTCGGTGCGGACGACAAGCCGTTCAAGCCGAACCCGGCGCCGGAGACGGCTCCGGCCAGCCAGCGGGGCAAGTCCTGGTACCGCGGCGACTGCCACCTGCACACCGTCCACTCCGACGGCAAGCGCACGCCGGAGCAACTCGTCGCCGACTCGCGCGCGGCGGGGCTCGACTTCATCGTCTCCACCGACCACAACACCAAGAGCTCGCAGCTGATCTGGGGTGACTACGCCACCGACGACCTGCTGATCCTCAACGGTGAAGAGGTCACCACACGCTCGGGCCACTGGCCCGCGATCGGCCTGCCCGCCGGCACCTGGATCGACTGGCGCTACCGCGCGTCCGACGCGGCGGACTTCCGGCACTTCACCGACCAGGTGCACCGCGCGGGCGGCCTGGTCACCGCGGCGCACCCGTTCGCGAACTGCTTCGGGTGCACGTACGAGTTCGCCTACGAGATCGCCGACCTCGTCGAGGTGTGGAACGGGCCGTGGACCCAGGACGACGAGGCCAGCGTCACGCACTGGGACGGCTTGCTGCGCGGCGGCCGCTGGATCCCCGCGATCGGCGACTCCGACGCGCACAACCCGGACCAGATCGTGGCCCTGCCGCACACCGTGGTGAAGGCGGACAGCCTCCGCCGCGCCGACCTGCTCGCCGGCCTCAAGGCGGGCCGGACGTGGCTGGCCGAGTCGAAGGACGTGAACCTCGAGTTCGGCGTGTCCGGCGGCGGGCGCAGCGCGGGCATCGGCGAGCGGCTCACGGCCGGCACCGGCACCGCGGTCACGGTGAGCGCGACGGTGACCGGTGCGCCGGGCACCACCGTCACGTTCCTCGACCAGCTCGGCCCCGAGCACGTCGAGACGGTGCCCGACAGTGGCAAGGCCACGGTGACTTGGACCACCTACCCGCGCTACAGCCGGTGGGTGCGTGTCGAGGTGCGGCGTCCCTCGGGCGGCCCGAACACCACCACGCCGAACGCGATGGTCGCCATGTCCAACCCGATCTTCCTGGGCGCCGCCGACGGCAAGTGA